A stretch of Hemitrygon akajei unplaced genomic scaffold, sHemAka1.3 Scf000049, whole genome shotgun sequence DNA encodes these proteins:
- the LOC140721030 gene encoding uncharacterized protein: MAHQESHTRERPFTCSDCGKKFSCSSQLKVHQRVHTGERPFSCSDCGMGFICSSNLKVHQSVHTGERPFTCSDCGNGFTQSSKLKIHQRVHSGERPFTCSDCGKGFTQSSQLKVHQRVHTGERPFSCSDCGMGFICSSNLKVHQSVHTGKRPFTCSDCGKGFTQSSKLKIHQRVHTGERPFTCSDCGKGFTQSSQLKVHQRVHTGERPFTCSDCGKGFTQSSQLKVHQRVHTGERPFSCSDCGMGFICSSNLKVHQSVHTGERPFTCSDCGKGFTRSSQVKIHQRVHSGERPFTCSDCGKGFARSSKLKIHQRVHTEERPFTCSDCGKGFIRLSSLIAHQQVHNREWLFTCSDCGKGFTQSSQLKVHQRVHSGERPFTCSECGKGFTRSSNLQVHQSVHTGERPYTCLDCGKGFASSSQLQRHQRVHIG, from the coding sequence atggctcaccaggaAAGTCACaccagggagcggccgttcacctgctcagactgtgggaagaaattcagttGCTCatctcaattgaaggtacatcaacgagttcacaccggggagaggccgttcagctgctcagactgtgggatgggattcatttgctcatctaatttgaaggtacaccaatcagttcacactggagagaggcctttcacctgctcagactgtgggaacggattcactcagtcatctaaactgaagatacatcagagagttcactctggagagaggccattcacctgctcagactgtgggaagggattcactcagtcatctcaactgaaggtacatcagcgagttcacactggagagaggccgttcagctgctcagactgtgggatgggattcatttgctcatctaatttgaaggtacaccaatcagttcacactggaaagaggcctttcacctgctcagactgtgggaagggattcactcagtcatctaaactgaagatacatcagagagttcacactggagagaggccattcacctgctcagactgtgggaagggattcactcagtcatctcaactgaaggtacatcagcgagttcacactggagagaggccattcacctgctcagactgcgggaagggattcactcagtcatctcaactgaaggtacatcagcgagttcacactggagagaggccgttcagctgctcagactgtgggatgggattcatttgctcatctaatttgaaggtacaccaatcagttcacactggagagaggccattcacctgctcagactgtgggaagggattcactcggtcatctcaagtgaagatacatcagagagttcactctggagagaggccattcacctgctcagactgtgggaagggattcgctcggtcatctaaactgaagatacatcagagagttcacactgaagaaaggccattcacttgctcagactgtgggaagggattcattcgttTGTCCTCCCTAATtgctcaccagcaagttcacaacagggagtggctgttcacctgctcggactgtgggaagggattcactcagtcatctcaactgaaggtacatcagcgagttcactctggggagaggccattcacctgctcagagtgtgggaaaggattcactcggtcatccaacctacaagtgcaccagtcagttcacactggggagagaccgtacacctgcttagactgtgggaagggattcgcttcaTCATCtcaactgcagagacaccagcgagttcacattggGTAG
- the LOC140721040 gene encoding uncharacterized protein, whose product MAQQRVHTGEWPFTCSDCGMRFTESSKLKVHQRVHTGERPFTCSDCGKGFTRSSHLLLHQLVHTAERDFTCSDCGKRFTHSSTLQRHQSVHTRERPFTCSVCGKRFTQSFHLQRHQQVHTREKPFTCSDCGKGFTRSSHLLRHQLVHTAERDFTCSDCGKRFTRSSTLQRHQSVHTRERPFTCSDCGKGFTRSSDLLTHERVHTGERPFTCFECEKGFARSSDLLSHQRVHTGERPFTCLVCGKGFHQSSNLHRHQLVHTGVKPFTCSDCGKGFTQSSNLQRHQQVHFG is encoded by the coding sequence atggctcagcaacgagttcacaccggggagtggccattcacctgctcggactgtgggatgagattcactgaatcatctaaattgaaggtacatcaacgagttcacaccggggagaggccattcacctgctcagactgtgggaagggattcactcggtcatctcacctactgctacatcagttagttcacactgcagagagggatttcacctgctcagattgtgggaagagattcactcactcttccaccctacagagacaccagtcagttcacaccagggagaggccgttcacctgctcagtctgtgggaagagattcactcagtcattccacctgcagagacaccagcaagttcacactagggagaagcctttcacctgctcagactgtgggaagggattcactcggtcatctcacctactgcgacatcagttagttcacactgcagagagggatttcacctgctcagattgtgggaagagattcactcgctcTTCCActctgcagagacaccagtcagttcacaccagggagaggccgttcacctgctcagactgtggaaagggattcactcggtcatctgatctgCTGACTCAcgagcgagttcacaccggggagaggccattcacctgctttgAATGTGAGAAGGGATTTGCTCGGTCATCTGATCTactgagtcaccagcgagttcacactggggagagaccattcacctgcttagtctgtgggaaggggttccATCAATCATCCAACCTTCAtagacaccagttagttcacactggggtgaagccattcacctgctcagactgtgggaagggattcactcagtcatccaatctacaaagacaccagcaagttcactttGGGTAA